From Sphingobacteriales bacterium:
TGGCGCGAAAATATCGGTTGCCAATAGCGGCATATACAGTTCCGTTTGCGGCAACTACAACATCCCAGCCAATTTTATCGTTATTGTTAATGCCATTGGGCACTTTCCAGGTTTGGCCGTCGTCATCGCTATAAAATAACCCCGACCCGCTGCCAGCAGCTTCGTTGTTACCAATGGCTGCATAAATAATATTTTTAGTGGGGTGTGCGGCTAATTTATTTACCGAAGCCCAGCCAAAGTTAATATTGGGGGTTGCACCGGGGTCGGTACTTGCCAATAGTTCAAATGTTTTGCCGCCATCTTTTGACACAATGACACCGCGGCCAGGCGTTCCCCCAGCACCAAATCCAAAATAATAATAAAATCCTTCGCCTGTACCAAAATAAATATAGCCGTTAGTCGCTTGTACGCCATACGATATAGCTTTTGAAGGTAAATCGGGGTTTTGCGGGTGCTCAGCCCAGTTTAAACCGCCGTCTGTGCTTGTCCACAACCCACCCGATACCGAGCCAAGTATCATACTTTTAGGATTGTTCCGGTCAATAACTACCGTACGCGAGCGACCACCTACATTGTTTGGGCCAATAAAATCCCAAGTCATATCAATTTCTTTTGCAGGCGCAGTTTGTTGCAGTTTATCGGCTTGTTTTTCAGCCTTATAAACATCGGCAAGGTCAATTTTTCCGGTAATTTGGTTAGCCTTTATAGCGTAAAAATATTTAGCCGACATTACTCGGCCACCTTCTTTTTCTTCTTCGCCATGCTCACGCTCTTTTTCGGCAACAGATTGGTTCGTTTTTTTTACCATCAGTTGCCCCGCATAAAAAGTAGTTGCTATGGCTGTAAAAGCTAAAACAAAAAGTATAATTTTTTTCATTGTGCTGGATATTGAGATTTTTAAATTAATTTATCTGTGGTGTTTTGTTTTTTACTAATTCTTACCAAATCGGTTTAAGCCTTTAAATTGGTTGGCGCTGCAAATTTATTGAATTTACTTGTTTTGTGCTAACATTTATTAACATCCTCAAAATTAGTTTTTTTAAAATTAACTGCTTGATTTGCTGTTACTATTACAAATGTCTTTCGGCATGGTATGAGGAGCGTACTAAGGGGCCGCTTTCTACAAACGGTAACCCCATTGCCAAACCCATATCGCGGTATTTTGCAAATGTATCGGGGTGAACATAATTATCTATGGGCAAATGGTTTTTGGTAGGCTGTAAATATTGGCCTATGGTAACTACATCGCAGCCATTTTTGCGCAAGTCTGTTAATATTTCGTAAACTTCTTCTTCGGTTTCGCCAAGCCCTACCATAAATCCCGATTTGGTTCTGAGGCCATAGTCTTTAATGCGGGCAATTTCTTCGAGGCTGCGCTCGTAGCGGGCTTGTGGGCGCACTAAGCGATACAAGCGTTTTACGGTTTCCATATTGTGCGACACCACTTCGGGGCGGGTTTCTAAAACGCGGTAGAGGTTGTCCCATTTACCTTTAAAATCCGGAATTAAAGTTTCCAAAGTGGTTTGTGGGCTAAGTCGGCGAATTTCGCGGACGGTTTCAGCCCAAATAGTCGAGCCGCCATCGGGTAGCTCATCTCGGTTTACCGAAGTAATAACACAATGTTTAACCCCCATTAAAGTAACAGCTTCGGCCACGCGGCGGGGTTCGTCGGTATCGTATTCGTTGGGGCGACCAGTTGCAACAGCACAAAACGAGCACGAGCGGGTACAAACATTGCCCAATATCATAAAAGTAGCTGTTCCGGCTCCCCAACATTCGCCCATATTAGGGCAGTTACCACTTTCGCAAATAGTATGTAATTTATGCTCATCAACCAAATTGCGCACCCTTCGATAATTTTCTCCGATAGGTAGTTTTACCCTAAGCCAGTCGGGTTTTCGGGGGCGTTGTTCGGCAACTTGGTTAACTAAGGTAAGTTCAATCATATAACTAAACAATATAAAAATTGTAATTCAACGCTAAAATTACGACTTTTGCGGCAAGTTTTAATAGTTTTATGCGTCAAATGGTTGAGGCACGGCAATATTTAGCAAAATTAAGCGAAATAGACCGTCATAAAAAATACAAAAATCAAAGTTTGCCGGCTTAAACTATAGCCCTAAAACGAGCTACAGCCCTTTATTTACAAAGGTTTCCGGATAAAAAGTATCGCGCTATATTCTGCTCTGACAAATTGGTGTACTTCGGTAGCACAAAATTGGGCTACTTGCTTAGTATTTTATTTGGCGGCGTATATTTGTGTTCTTTTTAAACGAGTTTGCTTGTTTTATTTTATCAACATTAAGTAAATATCAATTAATATAATGCACCGCCGTAAATTTTTACAATTTTTAGGAGGCCTTGGCCTAACTGCTACTTTTTCGGGGTATGGGTGTGTTTACACCTATAAAACTGCCAAGCAACAGCATATCTCTAAACTGTCGCAAATTGAATATACAGGCATTGCCCCTAACAGTTTGGACGATGTTGTGCTTAGTCCTGAATTAAAATACGATTTGCTGATTAGTTGGAATGACCCTATCTCAAAAGCCGATAAATTTGGCTTCGACAATGACTATTTATGTATCTTTAAAATAAATGATGCTGCCAACGATTTATTACTTTGGGTAAACCACGAGTATTGCGACCGTTTTATTATGAAAACTCAAGCTGCCACTAAACTTGATATTGAACAAGAAATGTACGCTGTTGGGGGTACAATTATCCGGATTAAACAAAATCCGGAATCTAAAAAATGGTCGCTTGTAAAAAACGATGCCTATAACCGGCGAATTACCGCTTTAACGCCCATCCCATTTGCCGATAATATTGCAATTAAAGGCAACAAAACAGCCATTGGTACTTTGGCAAACTGTGCCGGCGGCAAAACACCTTGGAACACCTTACTTACCTGCGAAGAAAATTATTATCTTTTTGTTGGCGAAACCAACTATACTACCCAACCCGCAACACATATTGATAGCGATTTAGGTTGGGAAAAATTTTACCCCGCACACCTACCCGAACATTATGGCTGGGTGGTTGAAATTGACCCCTACACAGGAAAGGCACAAAAACATACCGCTATGGGGCGTTTTGCCCACGAATGTGCTACCACCGTTTTAACCAAAGATGGCCGTTGCGTGGTATATACCGGAGATGATAATTATTTTGAATGTTTGTACAAATTTATTGCCGACAAACCCGGCTCGCTGGCAACCGGCACTTTATATGTTGCCAACTTAGAAAAAGGAGAATGGATTCCGTTGGACTATAAAAATAATCCTGATTTACGCGCAAAATTTAAAACCAAACTCGACATGTTGGTGCGTACCCGCGAGGCCGCGCATTTGGTAGGTGGCTCAAAACTTGACCGCCCCGAAGATATTGAAATTCACCCCTTTACTAACGAGGTTTTTGTTTCTTTAACCAATAACTCCAAAAATAATAATTACCACGGTGCTATTTTAAAAATTGTTGAACAAAATAATGACCATGCAGCATTACACTTTAAACACGAATATTTTTTAACCGGAGGTGAAGAAACGGGGTTTTCAAGTCCGGATAATTTAATTTTTGACGACCATGGCAATTTATGGTTTACCTCTGATATTAGTGGTTCGGCCATGAAAAATAGCGAATATTTGCCGTTTAAAAATAACGGACTTTTTATGGTTCCTGCCTCCGGAAAAAATGCCGGAAAAGTACTACAAATTGCTTCGGCACCTAATAACGCCGAGTTTACCGGCCCTATGTTTTCGCCTAATTACGATACATTGTTTTTAAGTGTACAACACCCCGGCGAAAATGCCAACACCCAAACCGGCTATCTAAGCCATTGGCCGCGGGGCAAATCTGCCGCCCCAAAGCCCAGCGTTATTGCTATTTCTTTGGTATAATCAAACCAATTAAACCATTAATTAGACGAAATAGTTTATTTTATTCGGCAGGCTTATTTTGCGTAAAAATGGCAACAATTTGTAGGCCAAAACCAACTAAAATTAAAAACGGAGCAATTAAAGTGCGTTGGGTGCCATACAAAGTGGCTTCGGGATAGGTTTTAGTTAAGTCGGGGGCATTGCCACCACCCAGCATTAGCACCATACCTATAACAATACAAACAAGTCCGGCCAAAACGAAGGTAAAGTTTTTTTTCCCGAACAATAATTGAGGTTTGTTATCCATAACTATTAGATAATATTTTTGTTTTCCGTAGGTAATTGTACTCTTAATTAATTAATTAAGCCGCTAAGGTACAAAAAATAAGTGTTTATAGTTTATTCGCTGGTAATTTAACATAAAATAAAGCGCAAAAGAGTTATCCAAGAACTGCACACCCCAATAAGGTCAAATTTTACTCCTATTTTTGTGCCTTCGTCTTTTACTTTACAATATCTGGTAAACATTTTATTAACTTTTACACAAACCTGTGGTAAACTTGGCTTCGTTGCAATTAACAGTTATTAAATGGTTGATAATAATATTGGTATTTTTATTGGCTTTAGTAGCAAGTAATTATGCTTGGTGGTTAAGTTTTTTGGTTGTTTTGTTGCCATTATTAACCTTATCAATACTTGGGGCCTATTACAATTACATCAGCAATACCGTATTAAGCCAATACGATTGGTTAAACCTTGAACTGGGTTTAAAAGTAATAATCAAACCCCGAAACCGCTTTACGCCACAAGCACTTATAGGCTATATTATTGGCATGGAGTGGCCAGGGCATTCGTTTTCTTTAAAACCGCAGTTTCCAATTTTACAAGGGCAGTACTTAAACCGCAACCTGCTCATAAAAACAAAGGTCGAGCCCAATAAATCAGGGCGATTAACTTATCATACGTTTCTTGGCATTAATGCCGTATATTATGGCGTTAGTTTTACTCTTACCCCTAAAAATTATAACCTATTGCGCAGTTTGGCAAAAGTTGCCACCCAAACCCACCACGACTATTACCGCTATTTTGATGCAACCGGCGCAACTGATTTCGTCCGTTTAATAATGAACGACGAACCTATCCAGCAACTGTTAATAGAAACCGCCTACCCTATGCGAGCTACCATCACACTATCGCACGAGCAATTACAATACCAATATGAAGGCGTGTTAAACTCGCTCGAAAAAACTCATCAAATTAAAAAAATCATTATCTTACTGCTCATGATGGTCAAAAAAATGGATGCTTTACGCCAATAAATCCTGTATGTAATTCATTATTCTTTTTGTTGCCCCTTGCTGCTCGGCAATATAATTTTTTCCGGATGCCCCAGCTACCTCCCCATTTTCCGGATGCTGCTGCCATTCCTTAATTTTATCAGTCAAAGTTTGCCAAGTTGTTATACTAAACGCAGCTCCTTTATTTATAAGTTCAACTGCTTCGTTAAATTTTTTATAATTAGGGCCAAAACAAACCGGTATTCCCCAGGCTGCCGCCTCTAAGGTATTATGAATACCTGCACCAAATCCACCGCCAATCCATGTAACCTGCCCTAAACGGTATAAGTTTGCTAACAAGCCAATGGTATCTATTATTAATATTTTAGGAGGTTGTTTATGCGACTGAAAATTAACTTTTCCCGAAACTAAATCGGAGTAGCGAACTATGTCTTGGTCAGAGAAAGCCTGCTCAATATGTTGTAAATGACTCCATGTAATCTCGTGCGGTACAACTACCATTTTCCAATTATCCGGAAATTGCCTAAACGCCATTGCTAACAATTTTTCATCATCAGGCCAGGTACTGCCGGCAATCAAAACTTTTGTAGTTTGGGAATGGTCGTTTTCATCAGATTTAAAAAAGGGCAAAATAAGGTTTGGCAACGCTGGTGGCAATTGTGTAAATTGCCAAACACGGTCAAAGCGGGTATCGCCGGCTAAGGTGCAGCGCTGCTCTAAGCCAATTTGCTGTAAAAGTTGTACCGATTGTGTATTTTGTACAAAAATATGGTTAAAACAGGCCAAGCCGCGCCGGGCAAAGCCTCCCCACCAAGCAAAAAAGGGCTGGTTGGGCCTAAATATAGCCGATATACTAAGCACTTGAATTTGTTTTTTCTTTAACTGTTGCAACACATAAAACCAAAACTCGTATTTTACAAAGATCACCAAATTGGGGCGCAGTGCCTTTAACCAAGGGTCAATATATTTGGGCAAATCGAACGGAAGGTAGCCAACGGCATCGGCCAACGGCGTATTTTTTTTTACGTTGTACCCCGATGGCGAAAAAAACGACAAGTAAATCCAACAATCCGGATACTGCTGCCTGATGGCTTCTAAAACAGGTCGGCCTTGTTCAAACTCGCCTAACGAAGCGCAGTGCATCCAAATAACCATTTTTCCGGATGGTGGCATTGGCAATTGTGTGAATGCTTTTCGCCTGCTTTGCAAAAAATAGGCAATTTTTGGGTTAAACCATCTGATAATAGCCAAAAAAAACAAAGCTATCTTAAAAAAAACTAAATATAAAAACAAAGCAAAACCAAGTTAGAATTTATTGCGGGACAAAAAAGCCATTAGCCATCAGCCATTAGCCATTAGCCATCAGCCATTAGCCATCAGCCTAAACTAAAAGCCAATCAAATCATCGAGTATAATATCGTTTTTGTTGTTCTGTGCGGTAAAGGGGTAAAATTAAAGCGGCTTTGAAGCCTACAAGCCAATCTTTTCGGTTTTTTACTAAGTCGGGATGTTGGGTATCAAAATTAAATGCGCGTTGAGGTTGGGTAAAACCTTCGTACAAATGCGCTCCTACATAAATATTTTTAAGACGTTTGGGATCTAAATATAAAAAGCCAACAGACTGCCCCACAAAAAAGCCTTTTGTTAGCCGGTCGTATCCTTTGTTAAAATTGCCTTCTAAGGCCGGTACTTGGTGATAGCGGTCAAAAATTCTGATCCGGTGCTCAAAATACCCTCCTTCAAGGCTTACCATAATGCCCATGTTAGGATTTTTAACCGGATTTAATGGAAATAGTTTGCCCAGCCGCATACCCCCCATATAGCCACGTTGGGCAAAAACAACATCGGCAGGCAGGCCGTCTCGTCCCCAAATTTGCCCATTTTCTGCGAATAAGTTCCAAGCCAACGAGTCTTCACGCAATTTAAAACCAAATAAAAATTGGCCATTTATGCCATAAAACCAATTTTTACCTGTTTTTTGCAAAATCGTTAAGCCAATATTTGAGTTGTTGCCAAACCGTTTGCCCATATCCATAATGGGCAGTTGGTAGGCGTATTCGAACTGAATGAGGGTGCCAACACTAATTTTAGGGACATAAGAGTTTGCCTTGCCTGTAACAACAATACTATTATTTATAGGCAGCGTATCGGCAGGGGTTTGCGCTTTAGCTGTTTTTAAACAGATAGCTACCAAAACAAGTAGCTTTAAGGCCAAAAATAAAAAGTTATTTTGCATGAAATTAAGTAGTTAAGATTAGGCGTTCAGAAAAATTTGGCTTCGTTTAATTTAGGAAGCTTTGCAATTTTTATTGAGTTGCCAAAGTCGCAAAAAAATTATCCGGAAGAAAAAGTAGCGACCTGGCTTATTCAAATTTATATAAATTATTTAACAAATTCAAAATCAATGATTTAGGCATTTTACTACATCCAACACCTACAATCGACTTGAAACGTATATTGTTGACCTTTTATCCACTTCATTTACTGCCCATGTGCCGGGTTTTGTTTTTGGGGTAAAACTGCTTGTGGTTTAAATGGTTTGCCTTCAACGGTAATATTCCATCCGGTTTCGCGGGCGGCAAAGGTAAGCATATCTAACATTTGAACCGATTGTTGACTGGCTTTTTCTAAAAGTCCGCCTTGCCGGGCTTTAAGTTCTATGGTGTCGCGTGCTGATTTTTGCAATTTGGTCAAATCTTCCGGAGAAAATGAATTAAACAAGCCATTCGACACATCATAATATTGAATATCGGGGTCAATAGAAAGTATTTTAGGTGCTGGCATCCGGATGATATTAATAGTTTTGGTAGTATGGTCATAGTTCATAGCTACACTGTCTAAATCGTAGCCCACTGTTACTTTAGCTTTTACTTTTAGCAAGGCACTTTTTCTAAATCCGGGTAAATCGTAACTATAAAAATCGCGGTAGGTTACCACATCGGCAAACTCGCCCTCGACCAATATTACTTTAAAAACGTTTTGTATGCGTTCAAGTATTACTTCGTGGTTATCTTTCACTACTACCGTTTCGCCTTTAAGCAAATTATCGCGCAGTTTAGAGTATCCCCAATAAATTGCCCCGCATATTATAGTAAAAAACAATAGGTTGAGTAGTACCTTAAACAGCATGTCTATAAAGCGGGTAGATGATGGCGGCTGATTGGTCATAAATAACAAACTACAATATTACTTTTTATAAAGGTTCGTTTATTTTTTAAGAATTGAATCGAATGAAAATTTATTGATGGCATTTAAAATTGGTTCTAAATAAGTTTTCATCCAATTAAAAAAACTTGTACGTTGCTTATCCGGAATTTTTTTAGTGAACTCCATAATTTGCCAGCAATTTTCGCGCAATTCATTAACAATATTCTCTGACAAACTGTAATCGTTTAAGGTTTGTTGTGCCGGCGTTGATAAATTAACATTTAACACCACATTAAAACTTTTATTTTGAAGTTCGCGAGCGCTGTTCCACCAAGCAGTAAATTGTGCCGACTTTTTTGCTATGGTTATTGGGTTCAGGTTAGTATCTGTTGCCTTTTGAAAAAGTTGTTGCCAATTTGCATTTAATAAATTGCCCGATGCCCCCTCGAATAAATTGTAAATTGCCCGCAAGTACAAACCTGCAAACATGGCAAGGGGCGAAACCTGCCAGCCCGAGTCGGTTTGGCTAAACAAGCCCGCAATGCGTTTAAATTGCTCAACGGGTAAACCCCAACCAACAAAATGAACTGACAAGCCTTGTAAATAGTTTTCGGCTGCCATAACCAAATGACCATTCGCCATACCGTAATGCTCATTTTGAGCCAACAATTTTGCGATTTGCCTGTGGTAGTCGGCATTTTCAAACAAGTGGCGATAAATGAGTTGCGCCTCTTGCATGGTTAGGTTAGCATAGGGGTTATCGGTATGGGCTTTGTTAGTTTTACTCACAATACAACACAAGAAAATAAATAATAGAATAGCAGCAATTAAATTGCCCCGAAAGTTAAAGCAATTTAATTAAAAATTAAACCAACAAGTAGTCAAAGACAAAATTTATTGCTCAATTATAGGCCAAAAGCCTTGGCAATAGGTTTCACGTAATCTAAACGTTCCCAGGCAAATGTTTCGTGTTTGCCATTTTTGCCCGGCGTGCGCCCCATGTGGCCATAGGCGGCGGTGGCCTCGTAAATTGGTGCTTTTAATTGTAAGCGTTTAACGATGGCATAAGGGCGTAAATCAAAAATTTTACTTAAAGTAGTGGCAATTTCGCTGTCAGATAAATTTATTTTAGCTGTACCGTAGGTGTTTACATATAAGCCAACGGGTTCGGCAACACCAATAGCATAGGCTACCTGCACTAAGGCTTGGTCGGCAACGCCGGCGGCTACCAAATTTTTAGCTATATGGCGCATTGCATAAGCCGCCGAGCGGTCAACTTTTGAAGGGTCTTTGCCCGAAAAAGCGCCGCCACCATGTGCGCCGCGGCCACCATAGGTATCAACAATAATTTTACGACCTGTTAAGCCGGTATCGCCATGCGGGCCACCAATTACAAATTTGCCGGTTGGATTTACGTAGTAGCGCACTTTATTAGTAAACAATTTTTGAACCCGTTCGGGCAGCAATGCTTTTACACGCGGAATAAGGTGTGTTTTCACATCGGCAGTAATTTGTTTAAGCATTGCGGTATCGGCTGCGGCTTGGGTGCGGCTATTTCCGATTTAATAAAATCGTCGTGCTGGGTTGAAATTACAATCGTATCGAGGCGTATGGGCTGGTGTTGGTCATTATACTCAACGGTAACTTGCGATTTTGCATCGGGGCGCAAATACGTCATAACTTTTCCTTCGCGGCGTATAGCGGCTAACTCGCGCAGTAATAAATGCGACAGTTCAACGGTAAGGGGCATATAATGGTCGGTTTCGTTACAAGCGTAGCCAAACATCATGCCTTGGTCGCCGGCACCTTGAGCTTCCTCGTTACTGCGTTCTACCCCACGGTTAATATCGGCTGATTGTTCGTGGAGGGCGCTTATTATACCACACGAAACTGCATCGAACTGGTACTCCGATTTTGTGTAGCCTATGCGGTTAATAGTACGGCGGGCAATACTTTGTATATCAACGTAGGCTTTACTTTTTACCTCGCCGGCAATAACCACTAATCCGGTAGTAACTAAAACTTCGCAGGCCACCTTCGATTCGGGGTCTTGTCGTAAAAATTCATCTAAAATTGCATCCGAAATTTGATCGGCAACTTTGTCGGGGTGTCCTTCCGATACTGACTCGGATGTAAAAACGTAGGCCATGTAGGGTGATATTTATAAAAAAGATTAATAAATTGAGAACAAAAAAAATATACTACCACTATGGTATAACCAAAATGGCGCACAAAGATACAACACGCGCGGTTTAATCCGGATGCTAAATTAGTTTTGTTCACTAACTTAGTATCTCTAATACCTAATAGCTTTAACGCCTATTAAACTCGAGTTTGGTGCGTAGGCGTTGTAGTCGGCAATTGTTACGTTTTTATCCAAATTAATATCTCCGGATAAATATTGATTTACAGCCGAGCTTTGCTGTGCATAAATATTAAAATCGGCAATAGTTATTACGCCATCTGCATTAATATCGCCGCAAAACATAAGGCCTTTACCACCCGTAATAAATAATTGGTTTACTCCCATTACGTTGTTGGCAACTGTTAAGTCTATTGGCGCTATTAAAGGCACCGAGTAGGCATTTTTACTAATAACAGCTAAATGATTTCGGGATCTGACCGCTACAAAATACTCATTTCCGGATATTAGGTTATTGAATACCGCGCCTTCTTGTCCATCTGTATCTATCACTACGCCGTCATTTCGCAAAAATGCGGCTCTTCTTTCGACAGATACTGTATCACTTTTTCTAAAAACTTCTAACAAAACCCAATCGGTTACATTAGCAGGAATAGTGGCCACATTTTCGGTTCCGGTATAATCCCACGGGGTTTTATTAAAAGGTTGCGCCAATGGTATTAAGTTTGCATTGTTTAGCAGCGTTGACATAGTGCCTGCCCCTGTGTTGTAGGGGCCTTGCAGCAAAGCGTTTACTTTTATAGTAAAAGGTTGTGGTATAGGTAAAACTACAAAATCCCAAATACCGCGACCGTAAGTGCCAAAACGTACGGTTTTAATAGCGGGTATATACTCAACCGTCCAGTAAGTTTGAAGGGGTGCGCCAAGTCCACTCATATCATACCATTCGTTTTCGGCTACTACATATACATAGGGGCCGGCTTCGGTGGCGGCAAATAGCAAGGTTTCGTCATCATTGCCTGTTAGCTGAAAGACGAGGGTTGATGGCAAGCCCGAGCTAATATCGGTAAAGGTTTCGCCATTGTTATAACTAACCCATGCGGGGGCATTGCTGTAACCGCTTCCGCCAATATACACAGTGCCCAAAGTAGTTTTTGAGGGATAAATGGTGGCTCCATAAAAATAATGTGCGCCCAGCCCCGTTAAAGTAGTGCTTTCCGTCCAGGTAACGCCTTTATTGGTCGAGTAAAAAAAGTGACCGTTATCGGTTAATACATACCAATGGTTTTTGTTTATTGTTGAATAAGACATTGCCGATATATGACCCCCTTCGCTTTGATCCTCAAAATCGTAGCCTAACTCGGTGGGATTAATACTGCCGCCGGTAGCATCTAATTTTATCATACGCGAGCCGCCGCCGCCTAAGTTCCCACCTGCCAAATAGGCAATGGCCGGGTTAAATGGGTCGGCCATAAGAGGTGGAATCCAAAAATAATTGGCCCCGTTAAAATCCCATCCGGCTGTTGAGTTGCTGTTGTGGGGCGAGGCGTAATAATCGGTAAATCCGGGGTAATTCATCCAAATACTGTTGCCATTGTTTGACGATACAATATGGCCATAATCGCCCGAAATAACTTGTTCAAACGGTTCAGTTCCAATACCGTCGTCAGTAATAGTGCGTTGAAAGCCTTGGTCTTGCGTACCTACATATACGCGGGATGGGAAAACTTTGTTAGTGTAAACCGAGTAATATTGGCCAACATTTAAACCCAACATACCAATATTAGTAACAGTTTGCAAATTGTCGGAGCTAATATTAAGTCCGCCATGATTACTAATAAGAATAAATTCGCTGTTACCGTTTTTAAAACTTTTAATGTGCATCATG
This genomic window contains:
- the lipA gene encoding lipoyl synthase yields the protein MIELTLVNQVAEQRPRKPDWLRVKLPIGENYRRVRNLVDEHKLHTICESGNCPNMGECWGAGTATFMILGNVCTRSCSFCAVATGRPNEYDTDEPRRVAEAVTLMGVKHCVITSVNRDELPDGGSTIWAETVREIRRLSPQTTLETLIPDFKGKWDNLYRVLETRPEVVSHNMETVKRLYRLVRPQARYERSLEEIARIKDYGLRTKSGFMVGLGETEEEVYEILTDLRKNGCDVVTIGQYLQPTKNHLPIDNYVHPDTFAKYRDMGLAMGLPFVESGPLVRSSYHAERHL
- a CDS encoding DUF839 domain-containing protein; this encodes MHRRKFLQFLGGLGLTATFSGYGCVYTYKTAKQQHISKLSQIEYTGIAPNSLDDVVLSPELKYDLLISWNDPISKADKFGFDNDYLCIFKINDAANDLLLWVNHEYCDRFIMKTQAATKLDIEQEMYAVGGTIIRIKQNPESKKWSLVKNDAYNRRITALTPIPFADNIAIKGNKTAIGTLANCAGGKTPWNTLLTCEENYYLFVGETNYTTQPATHIDSDLGWEKFYPAHLPEHYGWVVEIDPYTGKAQKHTAMGRFAHECATTVLTKDGRCVVYTGDDNYFECLYKFIADKPGSLATGTLYVANLEKGEWIPLDYKNNPDLRAKFKTKLDMLVRTREAAHLVGGSKLDRPEDIEIHPFTNEVFVSLTNNSKNNNYHGAILKIVEQNNDHAALHFKHEYFLTGGEETGFSSPDNLIFDDHGNLWFTSDISGSAMKNSEYLPFKNNGLFMVPASGKNAGKVLQIASAPNNAEFTGPMFSPNYDTLFLSVQHPGENANTQTGYLSHWPRGKSAAPKPSVIAISLV
- a CDS encoding DUF3098 domain-containing protein; the encoded protein is MDNKPQLLFGKKNFTFVLAGLVCIVIGMVLMLGGGNAPDLTKTYPEATLYGTQRTLIAPFLILVGFGLQIVAIFTQNKPAE
- a CDS encoding 3-deoxy-D-manno-octulosonic acid transferase, coding for MAIIRWFNPKIAYFLQSRRKAFTQLPMPPSGKMVIWMHCASLGEFEQGRPVLEAIRQQYPDCWIYLSFFSPSGYNVKKNTPLADAVGYLPFDLPKYIDPWLKALRPNLVIFVKYEFWFYVLQQLKKKQIQVLSISAIFRPNQPFFAWWGGFARRGLACFNHIFVQNTQSVQLLQQIGLEQRCTLAGDTRFDRVWQFTQLPPALPNLILPFFKSDENDHSQTTKVLIAGSTWPDDEKLLAMAFRQFPDNWKMVVVPHEITWSHLQHIEQAFSDQDIVRYSDLVSGKVNFQSHKQPPKILIIDTIGLLANLYRLGQVTWIGGGFGAGIHNTLEAAAWGIPVCFGPNYKKFNEAVELINKGAAFSITTWQTLTDKIKEWQQHPENGEVAGASGKNYIAEQQGATKRIMNYIQDLLA
- a CDS encoding DUF4230 domain-containing protein; translation: MTNQPPSSTRFIDMLFKVLLNLLFFTIICGAIYWGYSKLRDNLLKGETVVVKDNHEVILERIQNVFKVILVEGEFADVVTYRDFYSYDLPGFRKSALLKVKAKVTVGYDLDSVAMNYDHTTKTINIIRMPAPKILSIDPDIQYYDVSNGLFNSFSPEDLTKLQKSARDTIELKARQGGLLEKASQQSVQMLDMLTFAARETGWNITVEGKPFKPQAVLPQKQNPAHGQ